In Malania oleifera isolate guangnan ecotype guangnan chromosome 8, ASM2987363v1, whole genome shotgun sequence, a single window of DNA contains:
- the LOC131162603 gene encoding uncharacterized mitochondrial protein AtMg00810-like has protein sequence MAQPNLIRIDPFSDDENGGDGDANDGDDDAPLALDDTNAFLNGDLKEEVYMVPPPGVSYNPGERTSTRCIILSLYVDDMIITSDDVDGIMDLNKMLAQEFNMKDLRPLHYFLGIEVAYSPKGYLLSQLKYVADILDRAYLTNSQSIDTPLEVNACYTPIDGIPILDPTLYCTIVGSLVYLTITHPDIVYVVHIMSQFVASSTSVHCFVPTLMRIGLLILLIENPLPKFCIFLGDSLISWKSKKQAVVSHSSTQVEYRVMASTTIEIVWLRWFLADMSVIFYAPTPLHCDNRSAI, from the exons ATGGCGCAGCCAAACCTTATTCGTATTGACCCTTTTTCTGATGATGAAAATGGTGGTGATGGTGATGCaaatgatggtgatgatgatgctCCTCTTGCG TTGGATGATACAAATGCCTTCTTGAATGGGGATTTGAAGGAGGAAGTTTACATGGTACCTCCACCTGGTGTCTCTTATAACCCAGGTGAG CGTACTTCTACTAGGTGTATCATTCTTtctttgtatgttgatgatatgattatTACGAGTGATGATGTTGATGGTATTATGGACTTGAATAAGATGTTGGCTCAAGAGTTTAACATGAAGGATTTGAGGCCACTCCACTacttcttgggaattgaagtAGCCTACTCCCCTAAAGGTTACTTGCTCTCCCAATTGAAGTATGTTGCAGATATTCTTGACCGCGCTTACCTCACTAATAGTCAGAGTATTGATACTCCTCTTGAGGTTAATGCCTGCTACACTCCCATTGATGGTATTCCCATACTAGATCCCACCTTGTATTGTACTATTGTTGGTAGTTTGGTCTATTTGACTATTACTCACCCAGATATTGTGTATGTTGTCCACATCATGAGTCAGTTTGTTGCTTCATCTACATCTGTGCATTG CTTTGTGCCTACTCTAATGCGGATTGGGCTACTAATCCTACTGATCGAAAATCCACTTCCGAAATTTTGCATATTTTTAGGCGACTCCCTTATTTCTTGGAAAAGCAAGAAGCAGGCAGTTGTTTCACACTCTTCTACCCAGGTTGAATATCGTGTGATGGCATCTACCACGATTGAGATTGTGTGGTTACGTTGGTTCTTGGCTGATATGAGTGTTATATTTTATGCTCCTACTCCTTTACATTGTGATAATAGGAGTGCTATCTAG
- the LOC131162605 gene encoding uncharacterized protein LOC131162605 — translation MVTKENDSSTLENETPHEVTPIPSEFNDAISEPPNELPPMRDIQHAIDLILGSSLPNLPHYRLNPKEHQELNRQVEELRSKGFIQESMSPCVPALLTPKKYGTWRMCIDSRTINKITFKYRFPIPRLDDMLDQMVGSKIFSKIDLKSGYHQIRIRPEDEWKIAFKTKDGLYEWLIMSFVYVISDSGNSVNPEKVKAIQNWLTPINIHEAQSVHGLATFCRRFIRNFSTIMTPITNFLKKGEFVWPKDAIKAFLDIKDWMTKALVLHLPHFQKLFEVACDASGIGIGGVLSQDGHLVAFFSEKLNDAKQSGATCHFGRDKTIAMVEDSSVNRTTGLSPFQVVSGYQPRKPIDLVPLPPQELYSQYFTSHSSEKNYFGPWRDDGDQPPLPLSVADILTHGRPPDVHIGL, via the exons ATGGTAACCAAGGAAAATGACTCCTCTACTCTTGAAAATGAGACACCACATGAAGTGACACCTATACCTTCTGAATTTAATGATGCTATCTCTGAACCTCCAAATGAATTACCCCCGATGAGAGATATTCAACATGCTATAGATCTTATTCTAGGATCATCTTTACCCAATTTGCCTCATTATAGGTTGAATCCTAAAGAGCATCAAGAATTAAATAGACAAGTTGAAGAGTTGAGAAGTAAGGGATTTATTCAAGAAAGCATGAGCCCATGTGTTCCCGCCCTTCTTACTCCAAAGAAatatggaacttggagaatgtgcattgatagTAGAACTATTAATAAAATCACATTCAAATATAGGTTTCCCATACCCAGGTTGGATGATATGTTGGATCAAATGGTTGGTTCTAAGATCTTTTCCAAAATTGATCTTAAGAGTGGATACCACCAGATTAGAATTAGACCTGAAGATGAATGGAAAATTGCATTCAAGACTAAAGATGGCTTGTATGAATGGTTGATAATGTCGTTTG TATATGTTATATCTGATAGTGGAAATTCTGTTAATCCTGAGAAGGTCAAGGCTATTCAAAATTGGCTTACTCCCATAAATATTCATGAAGCACAAAGTGTCcatgggttagccacattctGCAGAAGATTCATTAGAAATTTCAGTACTATCATGACACCCATTACAAATTTTCTTAAGAAAGGAGAGTTTGTGTGGCCCAAAGATGCAATCAAAGCCTTCTTAGACATTAAGGACTGGATGACAAAAGCCCTTGTGCTACACCTCCCTCATTTTCAAAAACTGTTTGAAGTAGCTTGTGATGCTTCCGGTATTGGCATAGGAGGAGTGCTGAGTCAAGATGGCCATCTTGTTGCCTTCTTCAGCGAAAAGTTGAATGATGCTAAGCAAA GTGGTGCTACATGTCACTTTGGTAGGGATAAAACCATTGCTATGGTAGAGGATAG CTCGGTAAATAGAACCACAGGCCTTAGCCCATTTCAGGTTGTCAGTGGTTATCAACCTAGGAAGCCTATAGATCTTGTCCCATTACCTCCGCAG GAATTATACTCCCAGTACTTCACTTCTCATTCTTCGGAGAAGAATTATTTTGGGCCctggagagatgatggggatcagccGCCCTTACCCCTTTCTGTTGCTGACATATTGACACATGGACGACCACCAGATGTCCACATTGGTTTGTAA